The following are encoded in a window of Primulina eburnea isolate SZY01 chromosome 4, ASM2296580v1, whole genome shotgun sequence genomic DNA:
- the LOC140828972 gene encoding cold-responsive protein kinase 1-like: MTCLSFLCRRGLNSSSRHPEFGDDLAGVRNVNLYTYKELRIATNDFSPENKIGEGGFGSVHKGRLRDGQMAAIKVLSTESRQGVKEFLTEIQMISDIDHENLVKLYGCCVEGTHRILVYNYLENNSLARTLLVRGHSNIYFSWRTRVKICIGVARGLAYLHEEVRPHIIHRDIKASNILLDKDLTPKISDFGLAKLIPASMTHVSTRVAGTLGYLAPEYAVRGQLTRKADLYSFGVLIIEIVSGRCNTNTRLPREEQYILERTWKLYERKELVALVDTALDGEFDAEQACRFLKIGLLCTQDSPKLRPSMSNVVRMLTGEKDVDGLTITQPGLIFDLMDLKVSAEPKSKPGHNQASSSYNSSSVGDSENSTIATLAPSSQMNTVFTMSDGRS, encoded by the exons ATGACCTGTCTTTCTTTTCTCTGTCGTAGAGGCTTGAATTCTTCATCAAGGCATCCTGAGTTTGGAGATG ATCTCGCGGGTGTCCGCAATGTTAATCTTTATACGTACAAGGAATTAAGAATTGCTACAAATGATTTTAGTCCAGAGAATAAAATTGGAGAGGGAGGATTCGGCTCCGTTCATAAG GGAAGACTTAGGGATGGGCAAATGGCAGCAATAAAGGTTCTTTCTACTGAGTCGAGACAAGGAGTCAAAGAATTCTTAACAGAGATTCAAATGATTTCAGATATAGATCATGAAAATTTGGTAAAGCTTTATGGTTGCTGTGTTGAAGGCACACATCGAATTCTTGTGTATAACTACCTCGAGAATAACAGCCTAGCAAGAACACTTCTTG TCAGAGGTCACAGCAACATCTACTTTAGCTGGCGAACACGAGTTAAAATTTGCATCGGAGTTGCAAGAGGACTCGCATATCTTCACGAGGAAGTGAGACCACATATCATACACCGCGATATAAAAGCAAGCAACATTCTTCTGGACAAAGACTTGACGCCAAAAATTTCAGATTTCGGTCTTGCAAAGCTCATCCCTGCCAGCATGACTCATGTCAGTACACGTGTGGCAGGAACTCT AGGTTATTTGGCACCAGAGTATGCTGTAAGAGGGCAGTTGACACGGAAGGCAGATCTTTACAGTTTTGGTGTTCTGATTATTGAAATTGTAAGCGGAAGATGCAACACTAATACACGATTACCTCGAGAAGAACAGTATATACTTGAAAGG ACATGGAAACTTTACGAGAGAAAGGAGCTCGTAGCACTAGTGGACACAGCACTTGATGGAGAATTTGATGCCGAACAAGCCTGCAGATTCTTGAAGATTGGTTTACTCTGCACTCAAGATTCGCCAAAGCTTCGGCCCTCCATGTCAAATGTTGTCCGAATGCTTACTGGTGAGAAAGATGTTGATGGACTCACTATAACACAGCCTGGCTTAATCTTTGATCTAATGGACCTGAAGGTAAGTGCTGAACCCAAATCGAAGCCCGGACATAATCAAGCTTCTTCGAGCTACAATTCGTCTAGTGTAGGTGATTCGGAGAATTCCACAATTGCGACCTTGGCACCATCTTCTCAGATGAACACCGTGTTTACGATGTCTGATGGCAGGAGCTGA
- the LOC140829883 gene encoding NAC domain-containing protein 21/22-like codes for MNSLRAVEAALPPGFRFQPRDVELICDYLMKRVAGCTPDHTPFLIQLDLNTCEPWDIPEVACVGGKAWYFYSQRDKKYATGLRTNRATLSGYWKATGKDRPVTHEGILVGMRKTLVFYQGRAPKGTKTAWVMHEFRLEWKFGPGHMAVSCVQECTREDWVLCRVFQKNTPHPPKQHTEPGFETSSSSPPISLPPSMEPYNKADPFQANYYHKHHEQVPCFSCFNINPCQSLLLTHPEQQILPTNVTPNFAGLTHNLGGICYHKSDPSCDENVIQAGLGPFTKMESFDNDSCVQGSSCFGERKFSESYLSPVWNWIPFGIN; via the exons ATGAACAGTTTGAGGGCGGTGGAGGCGGCATTGCCTCCTGGATTCAGATTCCAGCCAAGAGACGTCGAATTGATATGTGATTACCTCATGAAACGGGTGGCTGGATGCACACCTGACCACACTCCTTTCTTGATTCAACTTGACCTTAACACCTGCGAGCCTTGGGACATTCCCG agGTTGCGTGCGTGGGAGGGAAGGCGTGGTATTTTTACAGCCAGCGGGACAAGAAATATGCTACCGGGCTTAGAACAAATAGGGCCACGCTGTCTGGATACTGGAAGGCCACAGGCAAAGACCGGCCCGTCACACATGAAGGAATTCTCGTTGGGATGAGAAAAACTCTTGTATTCTATCAGGGCCGGGCTCCCAAGGGGACCAAAACTGCTTGGGTCATGCATGAGTTTCGCCTGGAATGGAAATTTGGGCCCGGCCATATGGCAGTTTCTTGTGTCCAG GAATGCACGCGAGAGGATTGGGTTTTATGCAGAGTGTTCCAGAAGAACACGCCGCATCCACCCAAACAACACACAGAACCCGGATTCGAGACCAGCTCTTCTTCCCCACCAATCTCTCTTCCGCCATCAATGGAACCTTACAATAAAGCGGACCCATTTCAAGCCAATTACTACCACAAACACCACGAGCAAGTGCCCTGCTTCTCCTGCTTCAACATAAACCCTTGCCAATCCCTACTCCTAACCCATCCGGAACAGCAAATATTACCCACCAATGTCACGCCAAACTTTGCGGGATTGACCCATAATCTCGGAGGAATTTGTTATCATAAATCGGACCCTTCTTGCGATGAAAACGTTATTCAAGCTGGTTTAGGTCCTTTTACCAAAATGGAAAGCTTCGATAATGATTCTTGCGTTCAGGGTAGTTCCTGTTTTggagagagaaaattctcaGAGAGCTATCTCTCGCCCGTTTGGAACTGGATCCCATTTGGAATTAACTAG
- the LOC140828973 gene encoding protein NARROW LEAF 1-like, translated as MEHVRPISRAHCSGSTPSDGSSLDLEKYCCNHSYQPSFSPPLHPHASAGQHCESNAAYFSWPCRIKDDAEERANYFANLQKGVLPETLGHLPEGQRANTLLELMTIRAFHSKILRCYSLGTAIGFRIRRGVLTDIPAILVFVSRKVHKQWLTPIQCLPTALEGPGGVWCDVDVVEFSYFGAPEPTPKEQLYTEIVDDLRGSDPCIGSGSQVANQETYGTLGAIVRSQTGNRQVGFLTNRHVAVDLDYPNQKMFHPLPPTLGPGVYLGAVERATSFIRDDLWFGIFAGINPETFVRADGAFIPFTDDFSMTAVTTSVKGIGEIGNVKTIDLQSSIDSLVGKQVTKVGRSSGLTTGTVLAYALEYNDEKGICFLTDFLVVGENQQTFDLEGDSGSLIILKGENGEKPRPIGIIWGGTANRGRLKLKVGQPPENWTSGVDLGRLLNFLELDLITSDESLRVAVQEQRAASMVGSNAGDSSPPDIILPKDKSKPLGFQIEHIPLENGVAGPDINSSPVDGGFDLEDGLNTGPSFEHQFIPSFNGDPLMHQNDQQHRFVISENLSELKNASDEDISFSLQLGENEPKRRKSEHGPRIKEAK; from the exons ATGGAACATGTAAGGCCTATTTCAAGAGCCCATTGCTCAGGCTCAACACCATCAGACGGATCATCTTTGGATCTTGAGAAATACTGTTGCAACCATTCTTACCAGCCTTCATTTAGTCCACCTCTCCATCCCCATGCATCAGCTGGGCAGCACTGTGAGAGTAATGCTGCATACTTTTCATGGCCCTGTCGAATAAAAGATGATGCTGAAGAAAGGGCAAATTACTTCGCTAACCTACAGAAAGGGGTTTTGCCTGAAACTCTGGGCCATTTGCCAGAAGGTCAGCGAGCAAATACCTTGCTTGAGCTCATGACCATAAGAGCATTTCACAGCAAAATCTTGCGTTGTTACAGTCTTGGCACAGCAATTGGTTTTCGAATTCGGCGTGGTGTTTTGACGGATATACCTGCCATACTGGTATTTGTGTCAAGGAAAGTTCACAAGCAATGGCTTACTCCAATACAGTGCTTACCAACTGCTTTGGAG GGTCCAGGAGGTGTGTGGTGTGATGTGGATGTGGTTGAGTTTTCATATTTTGGTGCACCAGAGCCCACACCCAAGGAACAATTGTACACTGAGATTGTTGATGACCTGCGTGGAAGTGATCCATGCATTGGATCGGGTTCTCAG GTTGCAAATCAGGAAACTTATGGTACCTTGGGTGCTATCGTAAGGAGCCAAACAGGGAATCGACAAGTTGGTTTTCTCACTAATCGTCACGTTGCAGTTGATTTAGACTACCCGAATCAAAAGATGTTTCATCCTTTACCACCAACACTTGGACCCGGTGTTTATCTTGGTGCAGTTGAGAGAGCAACTTCTTTCATCAGGGATGACCTCTGGTTTGGGATATTTGCTGGCATTAATCCAG AGACATTTGTGAGAGCAGACGGAGCATTCATACCATTCACTGATGATTTTAGCATGACTGCCGTAACTACATCTGTGAAAGGGATAGGAGAGATTGGAAATGTGAAAACCATAGACTTACAATCTTCAATTGACAGTCTTGTTGGAAAGCAAGTCACGAAGGTTGGAAGAAGCTCCGGTTTAACCACTGGCACTGTATTGGCATATGCTCTAGAGTACaatgatgaaaaagggatatgctTTTTGACCGATTTTCTTGTCGTTGGTGAGAACCAACAAACGTTTGACCTCGAAGGGGACAGTGGGAGTCTAATCATATTAAAAGGTGAAAATGGAGAGAAGCCAAGGCCTATTGGGATTATATGGGGTGGAACTGCCAATAGGGGAAGGCTTAAACTAAAGGTTGGCCAGCCTCCGGAGAACTGGACTAGCGGTGTTGATCTTGGGCGCCTGCTCAATTTCCTCGAACTCGATCTAATCACTTCTGATGAATCTCTACGAG TTGCCGTTCAAGAACAAAGAGCGGCTTCCATGGTTGGATCCAATGCTGGGGACTCGTCACCTCCGGATATAATCCTTCCAAAAGACAAATCCAAGCCATTGGGTTTTCAAATCGAGCACATCCCATTGGAAAATGGTGTTGCCGGACCAGATATAAATTCATCACCAGTGGATGGTGGGTTTGATTTGGAAGACGGTCTCAACACAGGTCCAAGTTTCGAGCATCAATTCATACCTAGCTTTAATGGTGATCCTCTAATGCATCAAAACGATCAACAACATAGGTTCGTGATATCTGAAAATCTATCTGAATTGAAGAATGCTTCAGATGAAGACATAAGCTTTTCGTTGCAGCTGGGCGAGAACGAGCCCAAGAGAAGGAAATCTGAGCATGGgccgaggatcaaagaagcgaaATGA
- the LOC140828974 gene encoding uncharacterized protein, producing MAGNGLPTLARVKLVDLIPLEGLPSEAYKLSVSTLSQSLVQYSAAIIQLPICDAALLRSCLESSRLYFLHRPPFPSTDVINDSREWCKTSGYHTDPQMWQETYDFRPGVTSAEHANETEIPPSGLVDIFGLLGKACRGVLDAMAFYLNLRSLPFTEILDNVPLRNREVSSSVLSVCCHGRPSFVHHNLTAREDGQLVMFSDHDEHQVDRSLLTLVKSDKAGLHIRDFHGHWVLVDGDLGPNEAIIYPGLALYQATAGYINAALYRTDTSNLQSTMYGRCSLAFKLMPKSMTTINCSEMQAAGYGVDSQFLLPMPVDDFMQRSTDQLLNRNNFATFNFPATQEGSTKPMMGRKKNNSREKPLPPSKRLRLEAQRVLKERIQDIADKKGIKLRFCTLKECENHIQSLESPCANIRMEIGWPPGVPFVHPHDLPNKAKIGLLETYEPGWSETNSIE from the exons ATGGCAGGCAACGGCCTGCCAACATTGGCTCGAGTAAAACTGGTCGATCTAATACCACTTGAAGGTCTTCCATCGGAAGCATACAAGTTGTCCGTCTCAACATTGTCCCAATCATTGGTTCAGTATTCGGCTGCCATTATCCAATTACCTATCTGTGATGCGGCTCTTTTGAGGTCCTGTCTTGAGTCTTCTCGACTCTACTTTCTTCACAGGCCACCCTTTCCTTCCACAGATGTAATTAATGATTCCCGTGAATGGTGTAAAACATCTGGTTACCACACAGATCCTCAAATGTGGCAAGAGACTTATGATTTCAGACCTGGGGTTACTTCTGCCGAACACGCTAATGAAACTGAAATCCCTCCATCCGGTTTAGTTGACATTTTCGGGCTGCTTGGAAAAGCGTGTAGAGGCGTATTGGATGCCATGGCCTTTTATTTAAATCTCCGTAGTTTGCCTTTCACTGAAATACTCGATAATGTTCCTTTGAGAAATCGGGAAGTATCATCATCTGTACTGTCCGTTTGTTGTCATGGAAGACCTTCTTTTGTGCATCATAATTTAACTGCTCGAGAAGATGGCCAGCTAGTTATGTTCTCTGATCACGATGAGCATCAGGTTGACAGAAGCCTATTAACCCTTGTCAAGTCAGATAAGGCTGGCTTGCATATAAGAGATTTTCATGGTCATTGGGTTCTTGTGGATGGTGATCTTGGGCCTAATGAAGCAATTATATATCCTGGTCTTGCTTTATATCAGGCAACGGCAGGTTACATCAACGCTGCACTGTATCGAACAGATACAAGTAATCTGCAGAGCACTATGTATGGTCGTTGTTCTCTTGCATTCAAACTCATGCCTAAATCCATGACCACCATAAATTGTTCAGAGATGCAAGCTGCTGGCTATGGGGTTGACTCTCAGTTCCTGCTTCCTATGCCAGTTGATGATTTCATGCAAAGATCTACCGATCAACTTCTAAACAGGAACAATTTTGCAACTTTTAATTTCCCTGCAACCCAAGAAG GATCTACAAAACCAATGATGGGGCGGAAGAAAAACAATTCGAGGGAAAAACCTCTTCCGCCCTCAAAGAGGCTTCGTCTTGAGGCACAGAGAGTCCTAAAAGAGAGGATTCAAGATATTGCTGATAAGAAAGGCATTAAGTTGAGATTCTGCACTTTAAAGGAATGTGAGAATCACATTCAGTCACTTGAGAGTCCGTGTGCAAATATAAGGATGGAGATTGGATGGCCACCTGGAGTTCCGTTTGTTCATCCGCATGATCTCCCTAACAAGGCAAAGATTGGGTTGCTTGAAACCTATGAGCCTGGATGGTCCGAGACTAATAGTATTGAATAA
- the LOC140828976 gene encoding large ribosomal subunit protein eL27-like — translation MVKFLKPNKAVILLQGRFAGHKATIVKNYDDGTRDRPYGYCLVAGIAKYPSKVIRKDSAKKQAKKSRVKAFVKLVNYNHIMPTRYTLDVDLKDIVAPDALVSRDKKVTACKEIKSRFEERFKTGKNRWFFSKLRF, via the coding sequence ATGGTGAAGTTCCTGAAGCCGAACAAGGCGGTGATCCTTCTGCAGGGACGGTTTGCTGGTCACAAAGCGACGATCGTGAAGAACTACGACGACGGTACTCGCGATCGACCCTACGGCTACTGCCTCGTCGCGGGAATCGCCAAGTACCCTAGTAAGGTAATCCGGAAGGACTCTGCCAAGAAGCAGGCCAAGAAGTCACGCGTGAAGGCCTTCGTCAAGCTCGTCAACTACAATCACATTATGCCCACACGATACACGCTCGATGTCGATCTTAAAGACATCGTCGCCCCTGATGCGCTAGTCTCTCGTGACAAGAAGGTGACTGCTTGCAAGGAGATCAAGTCAAGGTTCGAGGAGAGGTTTAAGACTGGGAAGAATCGTTGGTTTTTCTCTAAGCTCAGGTTTTAA